CAGTACCATGTCAGCACCATGTCAGCACCATGTCAGTACCATGTCAGCACCATGTCAGTACCATGTCAGCACCATGTCAGCACCATGTCAGCACCATGTCAGTACCATGTCAGCACCGTGTCAGCACCGTGTCAGCACCGTGTCAGTACCGTGTCAGTACCGTGTCAGCACCGTGTCAGTACCATGTCAGTACCATGTCAGTACCATGTCAGCACCATGTCAGCACCATGTCAGTACCATGTCAGTACCATGTCAGCACCATGTCAGTACCATGTCAGCACCATGTCAGCACCATGTCAGCACCATGTCAGCACCATGTCAGTACCATGTCAGCACCATGTCAGTACCATGTCAGCACCATGTCAGCACCATGTCAGCACCATGTCAGCACCATGTCAGCACCATGTCAGCACCATGTCAGCACCATGTCAGTACCATGTCAGCACCATGTCAGCACCATGTCAGCACCATGTCAGTACCATGTCAGCACCATGTCAGTACCATGTCAGCACCATGTCAGCACCATGTCAGCACCATGTCAGTACCATGTCAGCACCATGTCAGCACCATGTCAGCACCATGTCAGAAACAGCAGGCGTCGTGTTTTATAAGGGTTTCTAAATTAAAACTGTTTAAACGGTTACGTGAGAAAGTGTATTGATGACCTAAAACATGAATATATGGTAGGTAAAAACCGAAACGAATTAAAAATAATCATTTAAAATCATGTGTTGTCATCTACCAAATGACCATGTTATAATTATTAGCTACATCATTTTGAGCTATTAAGATATGAATTGAGGGATAACCATAATCTGTCATTTGTTTATTTTCTTGGAAAACTTTGAAGATGAACCACATCCAGTCACAGTGTGTCCAGCCCTGTATGGACAGTGTCTGTGCCactctgggtgggtgggtgtttaCCATGCCCCAGTCAGTCATCACAGTGATCCACTGTTCCTGGAATCAATTCCACAGAGACGTCAGACAGCACAGCTCTCCCAAGTGGAACCCTTTTCATTAGTCTAGTAATTAATCGTTTGAACAAGGGGGGACACTATTTATAGCTGCACAGCCTCCGGTCTATGAGCCCTCATTATTCAAAAGCACCTTTTTTTGTGAACTGGGTGCCAAACAGGGAGATTTGGATGAGAATAAACTCTCAGTACCACCTGTAACAGTTACTAACCTGCTGCTATCCTGGACCAGGCCTCTCTTGCAAAAGAGATTTAATCTCACTGAGAATAACCCAGATAGATGAATGTCAAATAAAAGAGAGGAATGTGTTTTTTAAAGATGAAACTGTTGTGTGCTCAGGTGTGTAACAGGAGGGTATTTATGTTGACTGTCGTCTCTTCTGGTGTGTTGTTGCAGCCTACGTGTGTTTCATCGTGACAGCCCTGGGGGTGACAGCAGGGGCCCATCGGCTGTGGAGCCACCGCTCCTACAGGGCCAAGCTTCCTCTCAGAGTCTTCCTCGCAGCCGCCAACTCCATGGCCTTCCAGGTTAGTTCatgtcctccctccatccctctctctccctccgaaCTGTTGACATCCCCTGAAGATATGTTTTAATTAGTTCAGGTGGGAGTCACTCATTAGAGAACCTTCATAAAGCACAGGGATAAATATACAACTTCAATGTAGTATCGTATTGCTGGTCTTTCTGCCCTTTCAGACACATAAAAGACGTCGGAGTTTTTGAAATACATTTCTAAAACAGGTAAATATTAATTGTTTAATATCTGTACTTGTACAAATCAAAAGCTATTTCTTCCAAAGTCTCTCTGAGGCTCTGCTGCGTCATGTCAGCATTACCTCCGAGGAAAGgaccaaaacacaacccaacagaCAAACTGGCAGCTATAAACCTGAGCTGAGTTTCATCCCTCTGGAACCCATGACCCCATTTGATCTGAGTTTCAGCTTAATGAATCTAATTAAGTGGCTGACCGTTGTGCTCTCAGTCTCCTCCCAGGACCTGAAATATATTACACCACTGGTTTCTAAAGCAGGGAAACAATGACTGCTGTGGGAAGTCTCCTGGACATAAAGAATAGTCGTGTCGTCATGACTACCCAGGTGCACTAAGAGACTTTTCTAGAATAGCAAACTGTAGATTATATCATGTTTCTCTTCCACAAATAAAtcatgaatgtccaccagaaaCGGAATGTCCTCTTTATGTTAAACTTGCCTGAATGCAGGATTCAAAATGTTCACTTCGCACATTTTCACACAtcgttttcctcctctcttccccagaATGATATCTATGAGTGGGCAAGAGACCACCGTGTGCACCACAAGTTCTCAGAGACAGATGCAGACCCCCACAATGCAACACGAGGCTTTTTCTTCGCTCACATTGGCTGGCTGTTTGTGCGTAAACACCGCGATGTCACTGAGAAGGGAAGAAAGCTGGACGTCACTGATCTCTTGGCTGACCCCGTGGTCCAGTTCCAGAGAAGGTGGGTCCACTGTCCCATTTCACATGGACCCTTAGCCCTAGCTCTAGCCCCGTTTGATTGACCAGAACACGACACCCTAACTCTGCGCTTGTTTTACTGTAAGTTCAATACAGATATCACAAGTTACTCTGCATAAGAGCTAagatatactgtcctctactcttctcctctcgtcatccctcctctcctcctctcctctcttccctctcacctcctctcctctcttccctcctcacctcctctccttttctactATTTCATCCCAGGTATTATAAGACCTCAGTCCTGATCATGTGCTTCCTGGTTCCCACTGTGGTTCCCTGGTACTTTTGGGGTGAGACACTGTGGAACTCCTACTTCCTGGCATCCATCTTGCGTTACACGGTCTCGCTCAACGTCACCTGGCTGGTGAACAGCGCCGCCCACATGTACGGGAACCGGCCGTACGACCAGAACATCAGCCCCCGCGAGAACCGCTGGGTCACCTTCGGAGCCATCGGTGAGTCTGGCTATGACCTGTTATAACATGTTGTAACTCCTATACAATGTCTTATACTGTAGTGACTGATAACGTTGCTGTATCTAGAGCCACTTTTCATTACTGCTTTGACTTGTCTGATATATTGTCTGATATCGTGTGATTCAGATGAATGGACTGAAATGACTGGAACTGTATGCAAAATAATGCATATAACATTTGTACTTCCACTCCCCACCTATCCCCTATACACATCCTCCTAGGTGAGGGTTTCCATAACTTCCACCACACGTTCCCCTTTGACTACTCTACCAGTGAGTTCGGCCTGCGCTTCAACCCCACCACCTGTTTTATCGATCTCATGTGCTGGATGGGCCTGGCCAGCAACCGCAAGAAAGCCTCCGTGGAAACAATACAGTCCAGGAAACTgaggacaggggatgggagcTACGGAGCGGTCAACAGCACACAAGATAAAGAAGGATGAGTGGTGGTTCTCACTGAACCAAGTCGTGGTTGAGAAGTCCATGGTGAGACGTCAATATGTTCTTAGACCGCCACTGCATTACGGTTTctcatttgattgattgatttattttgggctcattgagatttaaaatctcattttcaagagcgtcctggccaagataggcagtgccaagtcattacaaaaatgacagacaaacaacatgaaaaactacaagtaatctagtgaaaaccatagaattcacaagagtataacaaaattaAAAActgcaaattaaaaacattgacaggtcagggagtcagtctcaagatcattcatcagtaatttaaaaataccaatcgggacaagttcttccagtttaaaagtattttgtaaggcgttccaagacgtTGGCGCAGaggacataaaagcccttttaccaaattcag
The sequence above is drawn from the Oncorhynchus gorbuscha isolate QuinsamMale2020 ecotype Even-year linkage group LG11, OgorEven_v1.0, whole genome shotgun sequence genome and encodes:
- the LOC124048642 gene encoding stearoyl-CoA desaturase 5-like produces the protein MVSVPDAVVLHDGETIVKEQMGPEDCSEMAMEALCRAGDEKADRWRSLGIVWKNVILMAFLHIGAVYSILVIPRAKPLTWVWSYVCFIVTALGVTAGAHRLWSHRSYRAKLPLRVFLAAANSMAFQNDIYEWARDHRVHHKFSETDADPHNATRGFFFAHIGWLFVRKHRDVTEKGRKLDVTDLLADPVVQFQRRYYKTSVLIMCFLVPTVVPWYFWGETLWNSYFLASILRYTVSLNVTWLVNSAAHMYGNRPYDQNISPRENRWVTFGAIGEGFHNFHHTFPFDYSTSEFGLRFNPTTCFIDLMCWMGLASNRKKASVETIQSRKLRTGDGSYGAVNSTQDKEG